CGACGGCGGGTTTGACCCACCCGAGGACGGGATGTTACGCGCTGGACCCCATGATACCCCACCTGCCCCTGGCCTTTGGCGCCATGAACTACGTGGAGATCATCCGCGACGCGTCGTTCATCGAGCTCGCGGTGCTCCTGCTCCTCATGGCCGTCTCGGTCGCCTCCTGGGCGCTCATCGCCATGAAGGCCACCCAGCTGTCGCGCGCCCGCGCCCAGTCGCTCACCTTTCTCGACACCTTCTGGAAGGCGTCCCGGCTGGAGGCCATCTACCAGTCCGCCCAGAAGCTGGAGGGCTCGCCGCTGTCGAAGGTGTTCTGCGCGGGCTACGAGGAGCTGAGCAAGCTGGCGCAGACGGGCACGCAGGACGGCGGCGCCGAGGCCGCGATGAGCGCCAAGCTGGGCGGCATTGAAAACGTGGAGCGCGCGCTCAACCGCGCGGCCACGGCGCAGATCACCGAGTTGGAGAACCGCGTGTCCTTCCTGGGCACGGTGGGCGCCGCGTCGCCGTTCGTGGGCCTGTTCGGCACGGTGATTGGCATCCTGGGCGCGTTCAACAACATCGCCGAGCAGGGCAACGCCACGCTGGCCACGGTGGCCGCGCCGGTGGGCAACGCGCTCTTCGCCACGGCGGCGGGGCTGTTCGCGGCCATCCCGGCGGTGGTCGCGTACAACTCGTTCGTCAGCCGCATCAAGGTGTTCGACACGGAGATGTCCAACTTCTCCGCGGACTTCCTCAACATCATCAAGCGGCACTTCTTCCGCTAGGAGACCCGTCACATGGGCATGGGCGGAGGCAAGGGCGGCGGTGGCCGCACCACCATGAGCGAGATCAACGTCACGCCCATGGTGGACGTGATGCTGGTGCTGCTCATCATCTTCATGGTGACGGCGCCCCTCATCCAGCAGGGCGTGAAGGTGAACCTGCCGGAGACCAAGGCGGCCCCGGTGGAGGCGACGGAGAAGAAGGTCGTCCTCTCCATCGACGCGGGGCGCAAGGTCTACATCGGAGACGCGGAGGTCGCGCTGGAGGAGCTGGAGACGAAGCTCGCCGCCAACGCGAAGGCGCAGGCCGACAAGGAGGTCTACCTCCACGCGGACCGGGACGTGCCGTACGGCGTGGTGGTGGAGGTGATGGCGGCGGCCCAGCGCGCGGGCATCTCCAACGTGGGGATGATCACGGAACCGGCCACGGGCTCCAAGGCGTCCAACTCCGGCAAGGCCGCCCCCGCGTCCAGCGGCAAGGGCAAGCCCAAGGAGGCGAAGCGCTAGCCCATGAGCTCCGCGGTGACCCACAGTCTGCTGGTGACACGGCCCACGCGGCTGTCCCGCTTCCTTGTCTTCTCCGTGGGCGGGCACGTGGCGGTGCTCGCGGCGGCGCTGCTCTACGCGCGCTTCACGTCCGCGCCGAAGGTGGACCTGGACCAGAAGCCCATCAACGCGTCGCTGGTGCGGCTGGGCAAGCCGCGCGACCCCAAGCTTTTGCCGCGCAAGGAGGTGGCGCAGCCGCCGCCCAAGGAGGTCGTGGCGAAGCCCACGCCCACGCCGCCCGCGGACGCGCCCGCGCCCTCCCCCGCCGCGGTGGCGGTGCCCGGCGTGAAGCCCGCGCCGGCGCCCGCGCCCCAGAAGGGCGAAGCGAACGCGGAGGACCGGCGCAAGAAGCTGTTCGGCGCGTTCGACAAGTCCGCGAAGCCCACGGAGCCGGAGGAACTGGAGGGGGCCGAGGACGGCGACCCCGACGGTGACTCCGCGGTGGCGGAGGGCGAGCGGTACTACGGCCTCCTGAAGTCCCAGGTGCGCCGTCACTACAACGTGGCGGACACCATCCCCGACGCGGAGCGCCTGTACCTCAAGGCGCAGGTGGCCATGAAGCTGGGCCGCGCGGGTGAAGTGCTGGACGTGAGCCTGGCCAAGGCCAGCGGCAACGAGCTGTTCGACGCGGCGGTGGTGGCCGCCGTGCGCAAGGCCTCTCCCTTCTCTCCTCCCCCCGATGCGCTTCGCGACGCGCTCCAGAAGAACGGCGTCGTCCTGGTGTTCAGCCCATGAAAGCCCTCCTGCTGTCGCTCCTCCTCGTCCCCGCGCTGGTGCTGGCGCAGGCGCCCGTCATCGAAATCTCCGGCGCGAACTTCCGCCCGCTGCCGCTCGCGGCCCCCGCGCCCGTGGTGCAGGAGGGCGCGGACAAGAAGGCCGCCCAGGCGTTCGACGCCGCCTTCACGTACGACCTCACCGCCTCCGGCATCTTCCAGGTGCTGGACCGCGCCGGCTTCACCGCCGACGCGAAGGAGGGCATGACGGCGGGCAGCATCAACTTCAGCCGCTGGGCGGACGTGGGCGCGGAGTCGCTGGTGAAGGTGTCGCTCGCGCAGGACGGCGGCGCGCTGCGCGGCGAGCTGCGCCTGTTCAGCGTGGCCACGGGCAAGGAGGAGCTGAAGGTGTCCAAGGACGCGCCGGCCGGTGAGCCCCGGCAGCTGGCGCACGCGCTGGCGGACGCGCTCTACCGGCACTTCACCCGCGAGGCGAGCCCCTTCCTGTCGCGCATCACCTACGTGCGCAAGGCGGGCGCCAACCGCGACGTGTACGTGGCGGACTGGGACGGCATGGGCGCGCAGGCGCTCACCAAGGGCGGCACGCACATCCTCCCCACGCTCAGCCCGTCCGGCCAGGTGGCCTTCACGTCCTACCGGAAGAACCGGCCGGACATCTACGTGCAGACCCCCGGCGGCGAGGCGAAGGCGCTGGTGACGGACGGGCAGATGGCCACGGGCATCGCGTACTCGCCGGACGGCAAGCGCATCGCGTACGCGCTGGCGGAGGGTGAGAGCGCGCAAATCTACGTCGCCGCGGCGGACGGCTCCGGCGCGAAGGCCATCACCGACACGCCCTACGGCCTCAACACCAGCCCCACCTGGTCGCCGGACGGCAAGAGAATCGCTTTCGTGTCCAACCGGGGCGGCAGCCCGCAGGTGTACGTGATGAACGCGGACGGCTCCGGCGTGAAGCGGCTCACCTTCCAGGGCAACTACAACCAGACGCCGGACTGGTCGCCGCGCGGGGACCTCATCGCCTTCACCGCGCGCGACGAGCGCAACGCCTTCGACCTCTTCACCGTCAACGTGGACACGGGCAAGGTGACGCGCCTCACGCAGGACCAGGGCAACAACGAGGAGCCCACCTTCTCCCCCAACGGCCGGCTCATCATGTTCAGCTCGAACCGCAACGGCGCCGCGCACCTGTGGGTGATGACCTCCGACGGCAACAACCAGGTGCCGCTCCCCATGGAGAAGGGCAACTGGCTGACCCCTGACTGGGGCACCGCTCCGGCGGCGAAGTAGTCACGGACGGCGGGCGGCCGTTGACAGGGGGGACGCGCCGGGGTGCATTGCTCGCCCCATGAGCGCTCCCCTCCCCGCCCACAGGGCTCACTGGGGCCTGGACCCCCAGGTCGTCTTCCTCAACCACGGCTCGTTCGGCGCCTGCCCCAGGCCGGTGCTCCAGCACCAGGCGGAGCTGCGGGCCCGGCTGGAAGCGGAGCCGGTGCGCTTCCTCGCCCGTGAGGTGGAGCCGCTCCTCGACGAGGCGCGCGCCGCGCTCGCGGCCTTCGTGGGCGTGGACGTGGAGGACCTGTCGTTCATGCCCAACGCCACCACGGGCGTGAACACCGTGCTGCGCAACCTGCGCTTCCAGCCCGGCGACGAGCTGCTCACCACCGACAACGAATACAACGCGTCCAGGAACGCGCTGGACGTGGCCGCCGCCGAGCAGGGCGTGAAGGTGGTGGTGGCGAAGCTGCCCTGGCCCGTGCCCTCGCCGGAGGCGGTGGTGGACGCGGTGATGGCCCAGGTGACGCCGCGCACGCGGCTGCTCCTCATCGACCACATCACCAGCCAGACGGCGCTGGTCATGCCGGTGGCGGAGCTGGTGCGCCGCCTGCGCGAGCGGGGCGTGGAGACGCTGGTGGACGGCGCGCACGGGCCGGGCATGGTGCCGCTGGCGCTCCAGGAGCTGGGCGCGGCGTACTACACGGGCAACTGCCACAAGTGGCTGTGCGCGCCCAAGGGGGCCGCGTTCCTGTACGTGCGCCGCGACCTGCAGCGGGGCTTCAAGCCGATGGTGGTGAGCCACGGGCACAACTCGCCGCGCACGGACCGCTCGCGCTTCCGGCTGGAGTTCGACTGGGTGGGCACCGTCGACCCCACGCCCTTCCTGTGCATCCCCACCGTGCTCCGCTTCATGGCGGGCCTCGTTCCGGGCGGGTGGCCGCAGGTGATGGCGTCCAACCGGGAGAAGGTGCTGGCCGCGCGGCGCGGGCTGGACGCGAAGCTGGGCAACGCTGTGCCGCTGTGCCCGGAGTCCATGGTGGGCAGCATGGCGTGCGTGGCCCTGCCAGACGGCTTCCCCGAGCACCCCGAGCCGCCGCTCTACCTGGACCCCCTCCATGTGCGCCTGTTCAAGGAGCACCACATCGAGATTCCGGTCACCGCCTGGCCCCGGGCGCCCCGCCGGCACCTGCGGCTGTCCGCGCAGCTCTACAACACCCCGGCGGACTACGAGGCCCTGGCGCGGGCTTTGGAAGCGCTGCTGCGTTGAGTAGTGTGCGCGGCATGCCGCGCTTCGCATCCATCGACATCGGGACCAACTCCGTGCTGCTGCTGGTCGCGGACCGCCTGCCGGACGGGCGCTTCCAGGCCGTGGTGGAGCGCGCGGAGATCACCCGCCTGGGCCGGGGCGTGGACACCCACCGCGTCCTGTCCTCCGACGGCATGGAGGCCACGCTGTCCGTGCTGGTGGCCTTCGCCAACGAGGCCCGCGAGCTGGGCGCGGAGGGCATCGCCGTCTCCGCCACCAGCGCCGCGCGCGACGCGAAGAACGGCGCGGACTTCATCGCCGCGGCCCAGGCCCGCGCGGGCGTGACGGTGGAGATCATCCCCGGGGAGATGGAGGCGCAGCTGTCCTTCGCCGCGGTGGCCCAGGACTTCGGGAGCGAGGCCGCGGGGCCGCTGCTCGTGGTGGACATTGGCGGCGGGTCCACGGAGTTCATCTACGGCAGCGACGCCGGCACGGTGGCCTTCCGCCACAGCTTCGACGTGGGCGCCGTGCGGCTCACGGAGCGCTACGTGCGCACCGACCCGCTGTCCCCCGACGAGCGCGGCGCCATCGAGGCGCACCTGCGCGACACCTTCTCCGCCCTGCCCCCGCCGCCTCCCGCCGCGATGCTGGTGGGCGTGGCCGGCACGGTGACGACGCTGTTCGCCGTGCAGCACCAGATGGCGACCTACGACGCGGAAGCGGTCCATGGCGGCACGCTGTCCCGGGGCGAGCTGGACGCGCTCACGGACCGGCTGTGCGCCCTGCCCCTGGACGCGCGGCGGGCGCTGCCCGGCCTCCAGCCCAAGCGCGCGGACGTCATCCCCGCGGGGGCCCTCATCCTGCGCGAAGCGGTGAGGGCGCTGGGCCTGGAGGCGTGCCGCGTGAGTGACCGCGGCCTGCGCTGGGGCCTGCTGGCACACCGCTTCGGCTCTGGCTCCGGCTCCTCTCGCTCATGAACGCCTCCTCCCCCGTCGCTCCGTCCAGCGCGCGCGCCACGCAGTCCGTGCGCGCGGGCTACGCGCTGTTCATCCTCACGCTGATCAACCTGGTCAACTACCTCGACCGGTACATCATCGCCGTCGCGCTGCCGGAGATTCAGAAGGACTTCGGCATCAACGACGCGCAGTCCGGCCTGCTGGGCACCGTCTTCATCATCGTCTTCATGCTGGCGTCGCCCCTGGGCGGCTTCCTGGGGGACCGCATCCCCCGCCGGCTGCTGGTGGCGGGCGGCGTGATTCTCTGGAGCCTGGCCACGGGGGCCAGCGGCCTGGCGTCCAGCTTCACGGCGCTGCTGCTGGCGCGCGCGGTGATTGGCATTGGCGAGGCGGGCTATGGCGCGGTGGCGCCGTCCATCATCTCCGACCTGTACCCGCGCGAGCAGCGCACGCGGATGCTGTCGTACTTCTACATCGCCATCCCGGTGGGCTCCGCCATGGGCTACGGCCTGGGCGGGTGGCTGACGCAGACGTATTCGTGGCACGCGGCTTTCTTCGCGGGCGGCGTGCCGGGGCTCTTGCTGGGCACCATGGCCTTCTTCATGCCGGAGCCGCGGCGCGGCGCCATGGACGGGCCGGACGCGGCGGTGAAGCTGCCGTTCATGGAGGGCCTCAAGGGGCTGGGCCGCAACATGGCCTTCTGGGCCACGACGGCGGGCTACACGCTGATGACGTTCTCCATTGGCGGCCTGGCGTTCTGGATGCCCACGTACCTGGTGCGTGAGCGGCACCTGTGGCTGGAGCACCCGGGCCGCGTGGGCCTGGTGTTCGGCGCCATCACCGCCGTGGCGGGCCTCACGGGCACCGTGGCCGGCGGCTGGCTGGGTGACAGGATGGACCGCAAGCGCGCGGGTGGCGGCCTGTGGCTGTCCGGTATCGGCCTGCTGCTGGCGGCGCCGTGCATGTACCTGGCGGTGAACCTGCGGGACACGACGCTGACGTTCGCGGCCATTGGCGTGGCGCAGTTCCTCATCTTCCTCAACAGCGGCCCCATCAACGCGGCCATCGTCAACTGCGTGCCGCCCGCGTTCCGCGCCTTCGCCATGGGCCTCAACGTGCTGTGCATCCACATGCTGGGCGACGCCATCTCCCCCACGCTCATCGGGCAGATCGCCGACATGGCCAGCCTCCACACCGCCATCGCCATCAACGCGGTGCCGGTGCTGCTGGGCGGCCTGGCGCTCCTGCTGGGCGCTAAGCTGTTCCGGGAGTCCGTGCCCCGCGCGCAGCAGGGCTGAAGCCTCGTGCGGAAACGCCCGGGCCCGGAATGCATCCGAGCCCCATCCGGTTGGGCGAGCAGGTTCGCTGCTCGCCAGGGAAGGAAGCGGAGGCGCCCATGGCTGTCGTGCATTCGCCCGCGGTTCACGTCTGGGAGGCGCCGTCGAGCACCCTGGTCGTCGCG
This genomic stretch from Corallococcus caeni harbors:
- a CDS encoding MotA/TolQ/ExbB proton channel family protein yields the protein MIPHLPLAFGAMNYVEIIRDASFIELAVLLLLMAVSVASWALIAMKATQLSRARAQSLTFLDTFWKASRLEAIYQSAQKLEGSPLSKVFCAGYEELSKLAQTGTQDGGAEAAMSAKLGGIENVERALNRAATAQITELENRVSFLGTVGAASPFVGLFGTVIGILGAFNNIAEQGNATLATVAAPVGNALFATAAGLFAAIPAVVAYNSFVSRIKVFDTEMSNFSADFLNIIKRHFFR
- the tolR gene encoding protein TolR — its product is MGMGGGKGGGGRTTMSEINVTPMVDVMLVLLIIFMVTAPLIQQGVKVNLPETKAAPVEATEKKVVLSIDAGRKVYIGDAEVALEELETKLAANAKAQADKEVYLHADRDVPYGVVVEVMAAAQRAGISNVGMITEPATGSKASNSGKAAPASSGKGKPKEAKR
- a CDS encoding cell envelope integrity protein TolA, with the protein product MSSAVTHSLLVTRPTRLSRFLVFSVGGHVAVLAAALLYARFTSAPKVDLDQKPINASLVRLGKPRDPKLLPRKEVAQPPPKEVVAKPTPTPPADAPAPSPAAVAVPGVKPAPAPAPQKGEANAEDRRKKLFGAFDKSAKPTEPEELEGAEDGDPDGDSAVAEGERYYGLLKSQVRRHYNVADTIPDAERLYLKAQVAMKLGRAGEVLDVSLAKASGNELFDAAVVAAVRKASPFSPPPDALRDALQKNGVVLVFSP
- a CDS encoding LpqB family beta-propeller domain-containing protein, which produces MKALLLSLLLVPALVLAQAPVIEISGANFRPLPLAAPAPVVQEGADKKAAQAFDAAFTYDLTASGIFQVLDRAGFTADAKEGMTAGSINFSRWADVGAESLVKVSLAQDGGALRGELRLFSVATGKEELKVSKDAPAGEPRQLAHALADALYRHFTREASPFLSRITYVRKAGANRDVYVADWDGMGAQALTKGGTHILPTLSPSGQVAFTSYRKNRPDIYVQTPGGEAKALVTDGQMATGIAYSPDGKRIAYALAEGESAQIYVAAADGSGAKAITDTPYGLNTSPTWSPDGKRIAFVSNRGGSPQVYVMNADGSGVKRLTFQGNYNQTPDWSPRGDLIAFTARDERNAFDLFTVNVDTGKVTRLTQDQGNNEEPTFSPNGRLIMFSSNRNGAAHLWVMTSDGNNQVPLPMEKGNWLTPDWGTAPAAK
- a CDS encoding aminotransferase class V-fold PLP-dependent enzyme, whose protein sequence is MSAPLPAHRAHWGLDPQVVFLNHGSFGACPRPVLQHQAELRARLEAEPVRFLAREVEPLLDEARAALAAFVGVDVEDLSFMPNATTGVNTVLRNLRFQPGDELLTTDNEYNASRNALDVAAAEQGVKVVVAKLPWPVPSPEAVVDAVMAQVTPRTRLLLIDHITSQTALVMPVAELVRRLRERGVETLVDGAHGPGMVPLALQELGAAYYTGNCHKWLCAPKGAAFLYVRRDLQRGFKPMVVSHGHNSPRTDRSRFRLEFDWVGTVDPTPFLCIPTVLRFMAGLVPGGWPQVMASNREKVLAARRGLDAKLGNAVPLCPESMVGSMACVALPDGFPEHPEPPLYLDPLHVRLFKEHHIEIPVTAWPRAPRRHLRLSAQLYNTPADYEALARALEALLR
- a CDS encoding Ppx/GppA phosphatase family protein, which codes for MPRFASIDIGTNSVLLLVADRLPDGRFQAVVERAEITRLGRGVDTHRVLSSDGMEATLSVLVAFANEARELGAEGIAVSATSAARDAKNGADFIAAAQARAGVTVEIIPGEMEAQLSFAAVAQDFGSEAAGPLLVVDIGGGSTEFIYGSDAGTVAFRHSFDVGAVRLTERYVRTDPLSPDERGAIEAHLRDTFSALPPPPPAAMLVGVAGTVTTLFAVQHQMATYDAEAVHGGTLSRGELDALTDRLCALPLDARRALPGLQPKRADVIPAGALILREAVRALGLEACRVSDRGLRWGLLAHRFGSGSGSSRS
- a CDS encoding spinster family MFS transporter produces the protein MNASSPVAPSSARATQSVRAGYALFILTLINLVNYLDRYIIAVALPEIQKDFGINDAQSGLLGTVFIIVFMLASPLGGFLGDRIPRRLLVAGGVILWSLATGASGLASSFTALLLARAVIGIGEAGYGAVAPSIISDLYPREQRTRMLSYFYIAIPVGSAMGYGLGGWLTQTYSWHAAFFAGGVPGLLLGTMAFFMPEPRRGAMDGPDAAVKLPFMEGLKGLGRNMAFWATTAGYTLMTFSIGGLAFWMPTYLVRERHLWLEHPGRVGLVFGAITAVAGLTGTVAGGWLGDRMDRKRAGGGLWLSGIGLLLAAPCMYLAVNLRDTTLTFAAIGVAQFLIFLNSGPINAAIVNCVPPAFRAFAMGLNVLCIHMLGDAISPTLIGQIADMASLHTAIAINAVPVLLGGLALLLGAKLFRESVPRAQQG